Proteins from one Setaria italica strain Yugu1 chromosome V, Setaria_italica_v2.0, whole genome shotgun sequence genomic window:
- the LOC101780155 gene encoding putative ABC transporter C family member 15, with product MEISLALLYVRISAFAILLVWIPANFIKLKKRQHERNSAMVSAERKGVALLPSHIIAVCNASITSINIGFAVLGVWKHRTVSLGLIFASLSWLLVTLFSLYCKHKGAGVVLNWPAVLGSWWVFSSLLESLLTSLHLLHLINSATVVNFTSLPFCAIICLCLVATAMRAKTSQEELNQPLLIREDSGDSSRDRFSSSGWWSHLTFQWLNPVFEKGHKVRLELEHLPSLPQSDTAEQSYALLQETLHKQKPEPMSLENAIICSVWAPLVINAVFAGLNTLASYMGPFLITYLVALLSDKNPDRGHGHGYILVSLFFISKTIESLSQRLWYFGARRIGFRVRAALMVSIYKKSLLLKNSTTGTGKIVNFLDVDIEKIGEFFWYIHGIWLLPLQVSLALVILYHSLGMAASLSALFATVLVMVSNTPLAKSQKNLNVKIMEAKDSRIKATAEVLKSMRILKLHAWETAYLDKLLKLRDMERAWLRRYLYTCSAIAFLFWASPTLVSVVTFGICILVDVPLSAGTVLSALATFRILQDPIHNLPELVSMATQTKVSLDRIEEFIKEDHHGKPSSYGNRSSIEKQSVAGTVEIEAGQYSWEAPDNILKKTKFTLKIDRKVDIIKGQKVAVSGSVGSGKSSLLCAIMGEIPRVSGAETTVVGSMAYVPQSAWIQTGTIQDNVLFGKAMDKALYDEVLQGCALDKDVELWANGDMTLVGERGMNLSGGQKQRIQLARALYSDADVYLLDDPFSAVDAHTGAHLFKECLMQQMSSKTVIYVTHQLEFLRDADLVLVMKEGRIVQSGKYDDLIADKDGELSKQMDAHNKSLSQVTPAKVHGLTRNKKHKKKQMELTEIEPDHNVLGRESEEERESGRVKWGIYRKFVTSAYRGALVPVVLACQVLFQALQICSNYWIAWASESQERVSREKMIGIFVLLSAGSSAFILGRAFVLSAIAIETAQQLFLGMIKNVFRAPMNFFDSTPSSRILNRVSTDQSTVDIDIPYRVAGLIFALIQLLSIIFIMSQIAWPIFFLFIIIISLSTCYQSYYISSARELARLVGIKKAPVLHHFSETVSGAATIRCFNQGENFLRKSLALVDDYSCITFHNAAAIEWLCLRINFLFNLVFFVMLVILVSLPRDTIDPSLAGLAATYGLNLNVLQAWVIWNLCDVENKMISVERILQFSNIPSESPLVIEEYRPMETWPWYGTIQIDGLQIKYNHDMPMVLKGISCTFPGERKIGVVGRTGSGKSTLIQALFRIVEPSEGRIIIDGVDISLLGLHDLRSRLGIIPQEPTLFQGTVRSNLDPLQQHTDAEIWEVACKCRLEEIIKEDSRLLEAPVVEDGGNWSGGQRQLVCLARVLLMKRKILVLDEATASVDTATDNIIQRTIRQETKSSTVITIAHRIPTVLDSDLVLVLGEGRILEYDSPNNLLRDESSAFSKLVMEFVGRTEDINQR from the exons ATGGAGATATCACTAGCACTGCTTTATGTGCGCATATCAGCATTTGCTATTTTGCTGGTTTGGATCCCTGCAAACTTTATCAAACTGAAGAAGAGACAACATGAGAGAAATAGTGCCATGGTTTCAGCAGAAAGGAAGGGGGTGGCCCTACTCCCATCCCATATAATTGCAGTCTGCAATGCTTCCATTACGTCAATAAATATCGGGTTTGCTGTTCTTGGAGTTTGGAAACACCGAACTGTCTCCTTGGGCTTGATCTTTGCATCACTGTCGTGGCTTTTGGTGACTCTCTTCTCACTCTACTGCAAACACAAAGGAGCAGGAGTTGTATTAAACTGGCCTGCAGTTCTTGGTTCTTGGTGGGTCTTCAGCTCCCTGTTAGAATCGCTCCTCACTTCATTGCATTTGCTACACCTAATCAACTCTGCAACTGTCGTTAATTTCACTTCACTACCCTTCTGTGCTATCATATGTCTGTGTCTGGTTGCAACAGCCATGAGAGCTAAAACAAGCCAAGAAGAACTGAACCAACCACTGCTCATCAGAGAAGATAGTGGTGACAGCAGCAGGGACAGGTTCTCCAGCTCTGGGTGGTGGAGTCATCTTACATTCCAGTGGTTGAACCCGGTCTTTGAGAAGGGACACAAGGTGCGGCTCGAGCTAGAACACCTCCCATCTCTTCCTCAGTCAGATACAGCAGAGCAGTCGTATGCATTGCTTCAAGAAACACTGCACAAGCAAAAACCTGAGCCGATGTCGCTAGAAAACGCTATCATTTGTTCTGTTTGGGCACCTTTGGTCATCAATGCAGTCTTTGCAG GGCTTAACACTTTAGCTTCTTATATGGGGCCATTCTTGATCACTTACTTAGTGGCGCTGCTCTCCGACAAGAACCCTGACAGAGGCCATGGACATGGATACATACTTGTAAGCCTCTTCTTTATATCAAAGACAATAGAGTCACTGTCACAGCGTCTGTGGTACTTTGGCGCTCGTAGAATTGGATTTCGGGTGCGTGCAGCACTGATGGTGTCCATCTATAAGAAATCCCTGCTGTTAAAGAATTCAACCACAGGGACAGGAAAAATTGTGAACTTCCTCGATGTCGATATAGAGAAGATTGGTGAGTTCTTCTGGTACATCCATGGAATTTGGTTGCTTCCCTTGCAAGTCTCACTGGCACTTGTCATCCTGTACCATAGTCTTGGGATGGCGGCTTCGCTCTCTGCACTTTTTGCGACAGTTTTGGTGATGGTGAGCAACACACCACTGGCGAAGTCACAGAAAAACCTCAACGTGAAGATCATGGAGGCAAAGGACTCACGCATCAAGGCCACAGCTGAGGTGCTGAAAAGCATGAGAATTTTGAAGCTGCATGCATGGGAGACAGCCTACTTGGACAAGCTTCTGAAGCTCAGGGATATGGAGAGGGCGTGGCTCAGAAGGTATCTGTACACATGCTCAGCGatagccttcctcttctgggcATCACCGACGCTAGTCTCAGTTGTCACCTTTGGCATCTGCATTCTTGTAGATGTTCCATTGTCGGCAGGAACTGTACTATCAGCCCTTGCTACTTTCAGAATCCTCCAAGATCCAATCCACAACCTTCCAGAGCTAGTGTCAATGGCCACACAAACCAAGGTGTCCCTAGATAGAATCGAAGAGTTCATCAAAGAAGACCACCATGGGAAGCCAAGTAGCTATGGAAATAGAAGTAGCATAGAGAAGCAGTCTGTGGCAGGCACTGTAGAGATTGAAGCAGGACAATACAGCTGGGAAGCCCCTGACAACATCTTGAAGAAGACAAAGTTCACACTGAAGATCGATAGAAAGGTGGACATCATTAAGGGTCAAAAGGTTGCAGTTTCTGGGTCAGTTGGCTCAGGAAAATCAAGTCTCCTTTGTGCCATCATGGGTGAGATTCCAAGGGTCAGCGGTGCAGAAACAACAGTTGTTGGATCAATGGCATATGTCCCGCAGAGTGCATGGATTCAAACCGGGACAATTCAGGACAATGTGCTTTTTGGGAAGGCCATGGACAAGGCCCTATATGATGAGGTGCTACAAGGGTGTGCTTTGGATAAAGATGTGGAACTATGGGCTAATGGAGACATGACTCTGGTAGGGGAAAGAGGCATGAACCTGAGTGGAGGCCAGAAGCAGAGGATTCAGCTCGCCAGAGCATTGTACAGTGATGCTGATGTTTACCTCTTGGATGATCCCTTTAGTGCTGTTGATGCACACACTGGAGCACACCTCTTCAAG GAATGCTTAATGCAGCAAATGTCCTCAAAGACAGTCATTTATGTAACTCACCAGCTAGAGTTTCTGCGAGATGCGGATCTTGTTTTG GTCATgaaagaaggaagaattgtTCAATCCGGAAAATATGATGATTTAATAGCAGACAAAGATGGCGAGCTCTCAAAGCAAATGGACGCGCATAACAAGTCCCTTAGTCAAGTCACCCCTGCAAAAGTTCATGGCTTGACTAGGAACAAAAAACACAAGAAGAAGCAAATGGAGCTCACAGAGATAGAGCCAGACCACAATGTGCTAGGAAGGGAAAGTGAGGAAGAGCGTGAATCTGGACGGGTCAAATGGGGTATCTACCGCAAGTTTGTTACCTCAGCCTATAGGGGAGCTCTCGTTCCTGTTGTTCTTGCATGCCAAGTCCTTTTCCAGGCACTGCAGATATGTAGCAACTACTGGATCGCTTGGGCCTCAGAGAGTCAAGAACGAGTAAGCAGAGAGAAGATGATTGGTATTTTTGTGCTGTTATCTGCAGGAAGCTCCGCATTTATATTGGGAAGAGCTTTTGTCCTATCAGCAATTGCAATCGAAACTGCTCAGCAGCTGTTCTTAGGCATGATTAAAAATGTATTCAGAGCACCAATGAATTTCTTTGATTCTACTCCATCAAGTCGAATCCTAAACAGG GTTTCAACAGATCAAAGCACAGTTGACATAGACATTCCTTACAGGGTAGCAGGGCTGATATTCGCACTAATTCAGCTCCTCAGTATCATTTTCATCATGTCCCAAATCGCTTGGCCCATATTCTTTTTATTCATAATAATAATTTCCTTGTCCACTTGCTATCAG AGTTATTACATCAGTTCAGCGAGAGAGCTAGCAAGGTTGGTTGGCATTAAAAAGGCTCCAGTTCTCCACCATTTTTCTGAGACTGTATCAGGGGCTGCAACAATTAGATGCTTTAATCAGGGAGAAAATTTCTTGAGAAAGAGCCTTGCACTAGTAGATGACTACTCCTGCATCACTTTCCATAATGCAGCAGCAATCGAATGGTTGTGTCTCCGTATCAACTTCCTCTTCAACCTTGTATTCTTTGTGATGCTAGTCATCCTTGTCTCCCTGCCTCGTGATACTATTGACCCAA GCCTTGCAGGGCTTGCAGCAACCTACGGTCTCAACCTTAATGTGTTACAAGCATGGGTTATATGGAACTTGTGCGATGTTGAGAACAAGATGATCTCAGTAGAGAGAATTCTGCAATTTTCAAACATACCAAGTGAGTCTCCTCTAGTTATTGAAGAGTACAGACCAATGGAAACATGGCCATGGTACGGAACCATTCAGATAGATGGTCTCCAAATCAAGTACAACCATGACATGCCGATGGTTCTCAAAGGTATAAGCTGCACATTTCCAGGAGAGAGAAAAATTGGGGTGGTAGGGCGAACCGGGAGTGGGAAGTCAACTCTCATCCAGGCTTTGTTtcggattgttgaaccatctgaGGGACGGATAATCATAGACGGAGTGGATATATCACTTTTGGGATTACATGATTTGCGGTCTAGACTAGGTATTATACCTCAAGAACCAACTCTCTTCCAAGGCACTGTCAGATCAAACCTAGATCCTCTACAACAACATACGGATGCTGAAATATGGGAG GTTGCGTGTAAATGCCGCTTGGAGGAGATTATTAAAGAAGATAGTAGACTGTTAGAAGCACCAG TTGTTGAAGATGGAGGGAACTGGAGTGGGGGTCAAAGGCAACTTGTCTGCTTGGCCAGAGTGCTGCTAATGAAAAGGAAAATACTCGTTTTAGATGAAGCTACAGCTTCAGTTGATACTGCAACTGACAATATAATCCAAAGGACTATAAGGCAAGAAACAAAAAGTTCCACAGTCATAACAATTGCACATAGGATTCCCACCGTGCTTGACAGTGACCTGGTTCTTGTACTAGGTGAAG GTAGGATACTAGAGTATGATTCTCCGAACAACCTCCTGAGAGATGAATCATCCGCTTTTTCAAAGTTGGTGATGGAGTTTGTAGGAAGGACTGAAGACATTAACCAGAGATAA